In Morganella morganii, the following are encoded in one genomic region:
- a CDS encoding D-alanine--D-alanine ligase: MTEKVAVLMGGTSAEREVSLASGAAVLAGLKEAGINAFGVDTKEYPVTRLKEDGFTKVFIALHGRGGEDGTLQGCLEQMGLPYTGSGVMASALSMDKLRTKQLWAGAGLPIAPYFAISAARFAQISDEELQQGVAPLGYPVIVKPSLEGSSVGMSKVDNAQALRPALEEAFKHDKDVLVEKWLSGPEFTVGFLGEQMLPSIRIQPAAVFYDYEAKYISDDTQYFCPGLEGARETEIRELAKAAYKAVGCEGWGRVDVMLDSDGQFYLLEVNTSPGMTNHSLVPQAARQAGMSFSAFVADVLALAD; encoded by the coding sequence AGAAGCCGGTATTAATGCATTCGGTGTGGATACCAAAGAGTATCCGGTTACCCGTCTGAAGGAAGACGGTTTTACCAAAGTCTTTATCGCGCTGCACGGCCGCGGCGGGGAAGACGGCACACTGCAGGGTTGCCTGGAGCAGATGGGACTGCCGTACACCGGAAGTGGTGTCATGGCCTCCGCACTCTCTATGGACAAGCTGCGCACCAAACAGCTGTGGGCGGGCGCAGGTCTGCCGATTGCGCCGTATTTCGCCATCAGTGCAGCCCGTTTCGCGCAGATCAGCGATGAAGAATTACAGCAGGGTGTGGCACCGCTGGGTTATCCGGTGATTGTCAAACCAAGCCTGGAAGGTTCAAGTGTCGGTATGTCCAAAGTGGATAATGCGCAGGCGCTGCGTCCGGCACTGGAAGAAGCGTTTAAACACGACAAAGACGTGCTGGTGGAAAAATGGCTGAGCGGCCCGGAATTCACCGTGGGCTTCCTCGGTGAGCAGATGCTGCCGTCTATCCGTATTCAGCCGGCGGCGGTGTTCTACGACTACGAAGCCAAATATATTTCTGACGACACACAATATTTCTGCCCGGGCCTCGAAGGGGCACGCGAGACAGAAATCCGTGAGCTGGCAAAAGCTGCTTACAAAGCCGTGGGCTGTGAAGGCTGGGGCCGTGTGGATGTGATGCTCGACAGTGACGGGCAGTTCTACCTGCTGGAAGTGAACACTTCCCCTGGTATGACCAACCACAGTCTGGTGCCGCAGGCGGCGCGTCAGGCAGGCATGAGCTTCTCCGCTTTTGTGGCGGACGTTCTGGCACTGGCGGACTGA
- the ftsQ gene encoding cell division protein FtsQ → MSQAALNMREPDPDSDYDGSRPSNGTYLAGLLFFLMVLGTLVWGGLMVLNWMKDADRLPMSKLVLTGERHYTTNDNVRKAVLSLGTPGTFMKLDVNEVQQQLERIPWLRQVTVRKQWPDELKIHLVEYVPYARWNDSQMVDDAGRVFSLPAELTEKDSFPMLYGAQGSEQDVLSGYREMAQQLSGTGLKIKSASMSPRHAWQLVLDNDVRVELGRLDTKGRLQRFIELYPTLTQEQDKRVDYVDLRYDSGAAVGWAPLQIDPFANGH, encoded by the coding sequence ATGTCACAGGCTGCACTGAATATGCGTGAACCGGATCCGGATTCGGATTATGACGGTTCACGTCCCAGTAACGGCACATACCTTGCCGGACTGCTGTTTTTCCTGATGGTGCTGGGAACGCTGGTCTGGGGGGGGCTGATGGTGCTGAACTGGATGAAAGATGCAGACCGCCTGCCGATGTCAAAACTGGTATTAACCGGTGAGCGCCATTACACGACAAACGATAATGTGCGCAAAGCGGTGTTATCCCTCGGGACGCCCGGCACGTTTATGAAACTGGATGTCAATGAAGTACAGCAGCAGCTGGAACGGATCCCGTGGTTACGTCAGGTCACTGTGCGCAAGCAGTGGCCGGACGAATTAAAAATTCATCTGGTCGAGTATGTGCCGTATGCACGCTGGAATGACTCACAGATGGTTGATGACGCCGGGCGGGTTTTCAGCCTGCCGGCGGAACTGACAGAAAAAGATTCTTTCCCGATGCTCTACGGGGCACAGGGCAGTGAACAGGATGTACTGAGCGGGTATCGTGAAATGGCGCAGCAGCTCAGCGGGACAGGGCTGAAAATCAAATCAGCTTCAATGTCACCGCGTCATGCCTGGCAGCTTGTGCTGGATAATGATGTCCGGGTTGAACTCGGACGGCTGGATACCAAAGGCCGGTTACAGCGTTTTATCGAACTGTATCCGACCCTGACGCAGGAACAGGACAAACGGGTTGATTATGTCGATCTCCGCTATGACAGCGGTGCTGCGGTCGGCTGGGCGCCATTGCAGATCGATCCTTTCGCAAACGGACATTAA